The sequence GGTACGAGCGCCTCGGTAAAGATTGTCACAGGAGGCGAGTAGTGGTCCAATCCGGTGATAATCTGGACGGATTCATAATTACTAACGCCTTGCAAGTAGATGGCTTTTAAGAAATCGAGGCAATCAGCTTCCTACCGGAGCCCAGACAGAGCGTAGCTCATGCTGAAGCTTTGGTGGTTAGGGCAGACCTTATTATAACCCAGGGTACCTTGTGCGGCTCAATTCTCTTTTCTTCCCCGTTTCACAGATAACGGAAGAGCAAGAGAGGTTCCTCAGGTGGTAGTCCGAGATGAAGACGGGCGAAGAGGTCGCTCTCAGCTTTTTCTTGCTCTCTCCTGATAGTTTCCCGGCTTCGGCTTTGAGAACTGCGTTTGAAACGCGTCCTTCCGGCTTGAAAACCATCCTGCTTTCCGGTGACTTCTCTTTCTGCGGAGATCTGGAAAAAGATTTGGTCTCCGACTTACTATGGCGGTGGGAGTGGTCCGGAAAATGTGGGAAACCCTAAAGACGCTGCGCCTTTTGAGCCTCTAACTCTTACGGAATGGGAGGGGAAATGTAATGGTAAAGGATTACATCATGGCTATTGACCAGGGAACGACGGGAACGAGAGTTATCCTTGTTGACCAGGAGGGAAATATCGTCTCCAGCGCGTACCGGGAGATAACCCAGATTTACCCTCACCCCGGATGGGTGGAGCACAATCCCCGCGAGTACTGGGAGACGACCCTTGCCTGCATGCGGGAAGCCATGAAGAAAGCCAAAGCACGTCCTTCTCAAATTGCTGGCATCGGTATCACCAACCAGCGGGAGACAACAGTTATGTGGGACAGGGAGACGGGACAACCTGTCTACAACGCTATCGTCTGGCAGTGCCGAAGGACTGCTCCAATCTGCGAGGACCTGAAGGCTCGAGGTTTCGAGGAAAAGGTTCGGGAAAAGACGGGGCTCACCATTGATGCGTACTTTTCAGCCACCAAAATCAAATGGATTCTTGAAAATGTCCCTGAGGCCATGGACCTTGCCAAAAAAGGAAGACTTCTCATGGGGTGTGTGGACTCGTGGCTTGTGTGGAACCTGAGCGGTGGGGTAGCTCACGTAACAGACTACTCTAACGCATCCCGTACCATGCTCTTCAACGTTCGCACCTTGGAGTGGGACCAGGAACTCCTTGACGCACTTGGAATTCCCCGAGAAATACTTCCTTCCCCGAAACCCTCAAGCGGAGTCATTGCTTTAGCGAGGAACAAAGAGGTCCTGGAGAACGAGGAAATTCCAATCTCTGGTGTGGCGGGAGACCAGCAGGCTGCTCTCTTCGGCCAGACTTGTTTCAAGCCAGGCATGGCCAAAAACACCTATGGGACAGCCCTTGCCCTCATGATGAACATCGGGGAAAAGTTCCTTCTCTCCCGAAACGGTCTCACCACAGACCTCGCCTGGGGAATCGAAGGGAGGGTTGAATATTCCTTAGAAGGGCTTGCCTTCGTTGGTGGTGCTGCTGTCCAGTGGCTCAGAGATGGACTCAAGATTATCGAGAACGCCGCACAGACGGAGTCAATGGCCCAATCCGTTCCGGATACCGCTGGAGTCTACGTT is a genomic window of Candidatus Caldatribacterium sp. containing:
- the glpK gene encoding glycerol kinase GlpK, whose protein sequence is MVKDYIMAIDQGTTGTRVILVDQEGNIVSSAYREITQIYPHPGWVEHNPREYWETTLACMREAMKKAKARPSQIAGIGITNQRETTVMWDRETGQPVYNAIVWQCRRTAPICEDLKARGFEEKVREKTGLTIDAYFSATKIKWILENVPEAMDLAKKGRLLMGCVDSWLVWNLSGGVAHVTDYSNASRTMLFNVRTLEWDQELLDALGIPREILPSPKPSSGVIALARNKEVLENEEIPISGVAGDQQAALFGQTCFKPGMAKNTYGTALALMMNIGEKFLLSRNGLTTDLAWGIEGRVEYSLEGLAFVGGAAVQWLRDGLKIIENAAQTESMAQSVPDTAGVYVVPAFTGLCAPYWDMYARGLIIGITRGTTREHIVRATLESMAYQTRDILEAMMADSGQMLESLRVDGGAVKNNFLMQFQADILGVPVIRPVVTEMTAMGAAYLAGLGVGFWRSKDEIAKQWKVDRIFEPKMDASRRKELYAGWKRAVERAQRWAQ